Below is a window of Camelina sativa cultivar DH55 chromosome 11, Cs, whole genome shotgun sequence DNA.
atggttgGATCCACATTTACAACAATATACATCtgttcatatttataaaatttaattctgcaaaaacatacaaaatctTGGACATAAATATGAGGGGAGTTAATAGACTAAACCAATTAAAACTACTGCAAACACTAAGTAAGCGAATCtactcaaaattaaaacaaattgtaTTATAAATAGAGGTTGATTTCTTAAACATAATAGAAGAGtcattagattttattttatttttcaaaacaaatatacTTTTGCAGGATTCTAAGACGATCAAAGATGGCAAAATGGAGTGCAATAGTAGTTATCATGATGGTGGTGATTGTTGTGGTGGCAGTAGAAGCAAACGGGACTAAAAACGATTGGAAAAAAGATTGGATTAACTGTTATCGCAAGTGTTCAAAGCCTTGTAACGAACACGACGGTAATTGCTTCTTACGTTGCAAAATCAAATGCGGTGGCCCAAACCCTCCCCATAGTTCCTCACGGTATTATTTTCTCCACACATTTCTACgtatataagttatatataagttatacGTATTGTTCTAATTTTCATGATATATCCATGTATAGAGTTTCACATGGGACAACATCCGAAGAAGTTCGCACAGAAGGAGATA
It encodes the following:
- the LOC109127553 gene encoding uncharacterized protein LOC109127553 — its product is MAKWSAIVVIMMVVIVVVAVEANGTKNDWKKDWINCYRKCSKPCNEHDGNCFLRCKIKCGGPNPPHSSSRVSHGTTSEEVRTEGDTDRNNFS